Proteins encoded by one window of Salvia splendens isolate huo1 chromosome 5, SspV2, whole genome shotgun sequence:
- the LOC121805562 gene encoding carotenoid 9,10(9',10')-cleavage dioxygenase-like: MGVEDSISAGVVAVKPNPQMGLTSKAIDWLEWAVVKLMHHSKQPLHYLAGNFGPVDETPPLADLPLHGLLPECLNGEFVRVGPNPRFAPVAGYHWFDGDGMIHGMRIKNGKATYVSRFVKTSRLKQEEYFGGSKFMKIGDLKGFFGLFTVYMQMLRTKLEVLDVNYGFGTANTAMVYHHGKLLALHEGDKPYAIKVLEDGDLQTIGMLDYDKRLSHSFTAHPKVDPFTGEMFTFGYSKEPPYVTYRVITKEGVMQDPVPITIPEPIMMHDFAITENYAIFMDLPLYFRPKEMVKEKKFIYTFDPTKKARFGVLPRYATNEMLIRWFELPNCFIFHNANAWEEGDEVVLITCRLQNLDLDMVNGIVKEKLENFPNELYEMRFNLKNGLASQKKLSESSVDFPRVNESYTGRKQRYVYGTVLDSIAKVTGIVKFDLHAEPEIGKEKIEVGGNVSGLFDLGPGRFGSEAVFIPREPGTASEEDDGYLIFFVHDENTGKSAVNVIDAKTMSPDPVAVVELPRRVPYGFHAFFVNEEQLQEQAKL; encoded by the exons ATGGGCGTAGAGGATTCCATTTCCGCCGGGGTTGTGGCGGTGAAACCGAATCCCCAAATGGGACTGACGTCAAAGGCCATTGATTGGTTGGAGTGGGCGGTCGTGAAGTTGATGCATCATTCAAAGCAGCCTCTTCACTATCTCGCCGGCAACTTTGGCCCCGTCGACGAGACTCCCCCGCTCGCCGATCTCCCCCTCCACGGCCTTCTACCG GAATGCCTCAATGGTGAGTTTGTGAGGGTTGGCCCAAATCCAAGGTTCGCTCCGGTTGCTGGATATCATTG GTTTGATGGAGATGG AATGATTCATGGTATGCGCATCAAAAATGGAAAAGCAACCTATGTCTCCCGCTTTGTGAAGACCTCGCGACTTAAACAAGAAGAATATTTTGGTGGATCAAAATTTATGAAG ATTGGTGACTTGAAAGGATTCTTTGGACTGTTCACAGTTTACATGCAAATGCTAAGAACGAAACTAGAAGTACTGGATGTTAACTATGGATTTGGTACAG CTAATACAGCTATGGTATATCACCATGGGAAGCTTTTGGCGCTTCATGAGGGAGATAAACCTT ATGCCATCAAAGTTTTGGAAGATGGAGATCTGCAAACGATTGGCATGCTGGATTATGACAAGAGACTATCACATTCTTTTACTGCTCATCCTAAAGTTGACCCGTTCACAG GGGAAATGTTTACCTTTGGCTATTCTAAGGAACCACCATACGTCACATACAGAGTCATAACAAAGGAGGGTGTGATGCAGGATCCAGTGCCAATAACTATACCTGAACCAATTATGATGCATGATTTTGCCATTACTGAAAACTATGCGATTTTTATGGATCTACCATTGTACTTCAGGCCAAAG GAGATGGTGAAGGAAAAGAAGTTCATTTACACTTTTGATCCTACTAAGAAAGCTCGTTTTGGAGTTCTTCCACGATATGCTACAAATGAGATGCTAATCAGGTGGTTTGAGCTTCCAAATTGCTTCATATTTCATAATG CAAATGCTTGGGAGGAAGGAGATGAAGTTGTTCTGATCACTTGCCGACTTCAAAATCTTGATCTTGACATGGTCAATGGCATTGTAAAAGAAAAGCTTGAGAATTTCCCAAATGAACT GTACGAGATGAGATTCAACCTCAAAAATGGTTTGGCTTCTCAGAAAAAGTTATCTGAGTCATCCGTTGATTTTCCCAGGGTTAACGAAAGCTACACTGGAAG GAAACAACGATATGTATATGGGACGGTGCTGGACAGTATTGCTAAGGTAACTGGaattgtgaagtttgatttaCATGCTGAACCAGAGATTGGAAAGGAAAAGATTGAAGTTGGAGGGAATGTTAGTGGTCTCTTTGATCTTGGACCTGGAAGATTTGGATCAGAGGCTGTCTTTATCCCTCGGGAGCCTGGCACTGCATCCGAAGAAGATGATGGCTACTTGATTTTCTTTGTCCATGATGAAAACACCGG GAAATCAGCTGTGAATGTAATTGATGCAAAAACAATGTCGCCTGATCCTGTTGCTGTGGTTGAACTTCCTAGAAGAGTTCCATATGGTTTCCATGCCTTCTTTGTGAACGAG GAACAACTCCAAGAACAGGCAAAGCTGTGA